A window of Prolixibacter sp. SD074 contains these coding sequences:
- a CDS encoding DUF4834 family protein, giving the protein MQLFVLLYFVGFLKTLFIILAVYYGIRFLMRWLAPKVVDKAAQKLYNDMKQKSGRTGKEEKKEGEVTIEHSERHEKKYNRSDGEYIDFEEVDKDD; this is encoded by the coding sequence ATGCAACTATTTGTACTGTTATATTTTGTTGGTTTCCTGAAAACACTATTCATCATCCTGGCCGTTTACTACGGCATTCGGTTTTTGATGCGATGGCTGGCGCCGAAGGTGGTCGACAAGGCAGCACAAAAATTGTATAACGATATGAAGCAGAAGTCGGGCAGGACCGGAAAAGAGGAGAAGAAAGAAGGTGAAGTAACCATTGAACATTCTGAACGGCACGAAAAGAAATACAACCGTTCCGATGGTGAATACATCGACTTCGAAGAGGTGGACAAAGACGATTGA
- a CDS encoding glycine--tRNA ligase, translating into MAQEDLFKKLIAHCKEYGFVFPSSEIYDGLAAVYDYGQYGVELKNNIKKYWWDSMVLLHENVVGLDSAIFMHPTTWKASGHVDAFNDPLIDNKDSKKRYRADVLIEDQLARYEAKIDKEIEKAKKKFGDSFDEAKFRETNPRVLANLDKWKELHGRFSKAMNDMDLAELKQIIIDYKIVCPISGTANWTDVRQFNLMFSTEMGSMADGASKIYLRPETAQGIFVNYLNVQKTGRMKVPFGIAQIGKAFRNEIVARQFIFRMREFEQMEMQYFVRPGSEMEWFEKWKATRMAWHKALGFDENNYRFHEHEKLAHYANAAVDVEYKFPFGFKEVEGIHSRTNFDLSKHQEFSGKKIQYYDPEINESYVPYVIETSIGVDRMFLQIISAAYSEEEIEGANGKKDTRVVMKFPPALAPVKLAVMPLVKKDGLPEKARAIIDTLKFEFNCQYDEKDSIGKRYRRQDAIGTPFCITVDHQTVEDNTVTVRYRDTMAQERVAISDLQNIIHDQVSYKNLFEKIG; encoded by the coding sequence ATGGCTCAGGAAGATTTGTTTAAGAAGCTAATCGCCCACTGTAAAGAATACGGGTTTGTATTCCCGTCGAGTGAAATCTACGACGGCCTGGCGGCTGTTTACGATTACGGACAGTATGGTGTTGAATTGAAGAACAACATCAAGAAATACTGGTGGGATTCCATGGTATTGCTTCACGAAAATGTAGTGGGGCTCGATTCTGCTATTTTCATGCACCCCACAACATGGAAAGCTTCCGGCCATGTCGACGCGTTCAACGACCCGTTGATTGACAACAAAGACTCCAAGAAACGCTACCGTGCCGACGTGCTGATTGAAGATCAGTTGGCCAGGTACGAAGCGAAAATTGATAAAGAGATTGAAAAGGCGAAGAAGAAATTTGGCGACAGTTTCGATGAGGCCAAATTCCGCGAAACCAACCCGCGTGTATTAGCGAATCTGGATAAATGGAAGGAACTGCACGGGCGTTTCAGCAAGGCCATGAACGATATGGATTTGGCAGAGCTGAAGCAGATTATCATCGATTATAAAATTGTTTGCCCCATTTCCGGTACTGCCAACTGGACCGATGTCCGTCAGTTTAACCTGATGTTTTCTACCGAGATGGGCTCAATGGCTGATGGCGCGTCCAAAATTTATTTACGCCCCGAAACGGCGCAGGGTATTTTTGTGAATTACCTGAACGTGCAAAAAACCGGTCGCATGAAGGTCCCTTTCGGGATTGCGCAGATTGGTAAAGCGTTCCGTAACGAGATTGTGGCCCGCCAGTTCATCTTCCGCATGCGCGAATTCGAGCAGATGGAGATGCAGTACTTCGTGCGCCCCGGCAGCGAAATGGAGTGGTTCGAAAAATGGAAGGCTACCCGTATGGCCTGGCACAAAGCCCTGGGCTTCGACGAAAACAATTATCGTTTTCACGAGCACGAAAAACTGGCCCACTATGCCAACGCGGCAGTGGATGTCGAGTACAAATTCCCCTTTGGTTTCAAGGAAGTGGAGGGAATCCATTCCCGGACCAATTTCGACCTCAGCAAGCACCAGGAATTTTCGGGTAAAAAAATTCAGTACTACGATCCCGAAATCAACGAATCATACGTTCCTTATGTAATTGAAACGTCCATTGGTGTCGATCGCATGTTCCTTCAGATCATTTCAGCAGCCTATAGCGAGGAAGAAATTGAAGGAGCGAATGGCAAGAAGGATACCCGCGTAGTGATGAAATTTCCGCCTGCTTTGGCTCCGGTCAAACTTGCCGTAATGCCGCTGGTTAAAAAAGATGGCCTGCCCGAAAAAGCCCGCGCCATCATCGATACACTGAAGTTTGAATTTAATTGCCAGTACGACGAAAAAGACTCTATCGGGAAACGGTATCGCCGCCAGGACGCCATTGGAACGCCATTCTGTATCACGGTCGATCACCAGACCGTTGAAGACAATACGGTTACTGTTCGCTACCGTGATACCATGGCACAGGAACGAGTGGCGATTAGCGATTTACAAAACATCATTCACGATCAGGTAAGCTACAAAAACCTTTTCGAGAAAATAGGCTAA
- a CDS encoding nucleotide sugar dehydrogenase, whose protein sequence is MIASKLEKKETSLAVVGLGYVGLPLALAFAGKIKVIGFDIDEQRLKLLNNNIDPSGELESEAFDGCDIQFTSDKSVLENASFYVVTVPTPVDQYKIPDLSPLKSATETVASALKKGNYVVYESTVYPGTTEEVCLPILEKGSGLKADADFSYGYSPERINPGDKVHTVEETIKIVSGNNQQALDEIAKVYEMVVRPGVHRAPQIKVAEAAKVFENTQRDINIGLVNELSKIMDLMNVNTYDVLEAAGTKWNFLKFYPGLVGGHCIGVDPYYLTHKARSLGFHPMMMDSGRIINDSMSSHVAMNTVKMLIQAGHEVKGARALVFGITFKEDVSDFRNSKVAEVVHHLQDFGVEVDVLDPLADPAHLEEECRIRLAEQPEGRYQAIILAVSHRDYINLSQEYFDSLATERPVFIDIRGIYRRKITGFKYWSL, encoded by the coding sequence ATGATAGCATCGAAGCTGGAAAAAAAAGAGACATCGCTGGCTGTTGTCGGCCTGGGCTACGTGGGACTGCCGCTGGCTTTGGCTTTCGCCGGAAAAATTAAGGTAATTGGCTTTGATATTGACGAGCAGCGATTAAAGCTGCTGAACAATAATATTGATCCTTCCGGGGAGCTGGAAAGTGAAGCGTTCGATGGTTGCGATATCCAGTTTACCAGCGACAAATCGGTGCTTGAAAATGCTTCATTCTATGTTGTCACTGTACCTACTCCGGTTGATCAGTACAAAATTCCCGATTTGAGTCCGTTGAAAAGTGCAACAGAAACCGTTGCTTCCGCACTGAAAAAAGGAAATTACGTGGTATATGAATCGACGGTTTACCCGGGAACGACAGAAGAGGTCTGCCTTCCGATTTTGGAAAAAGGCTCCGGTTTGAAGGCTGACGCCGATTTTTCATACGGCTATTCGCCGGAACGAATTAATCCGGGTGACAAAGTACACACGGTGGAAGAAACCATCAAGATTGTTTCGGGGAACAACCAACAGGCGCTCGATGAGATTGCCAAAGTATACGAAATGGTGGTTCGTCCGGGGGTTCACCGGGCGCCGCAGATAAAAGTAGCCGAAGCTGCCAAGGTTTTCGAAAATACACAGCGCGACATCAACATCGGGTTGGTGAACGAGTTGTCGAAAATCATGGATTTGATGAACGTCAACACATACGACGTGCTGGAAGCAGCGGGCACCAAATGGAACTTCCTGAAGTTTTATCCGGGTTTGGTTGGTGGCCATTGCATCGGTGTTGATCCGTATTACCTGACACACAAAGCCCGTTCGCTCGGTTTTCATCCCATGATGATGGACAGCGGCCGCATCATCAACGATTCGATGAGTTCGCATGTGGCGATGAATACGGTAAAAATGCTGATTCAGGCCGGCCACGAGGTGAAAGGCGCCCGGGCGCTGGTATTCGGAATTACCTTCAAAGAAGATGTGAGTGACTTCCGGAATTCGAAAGTAGCAGAGGTGGTTCACCACCTGCAGGATTTCGGTGTGGAGGTGGACGTGTTGGATCCGCTGGCGGATCCCGCCCACCTGGAAGAGGAATGCCGGATCCGCCTGGCCGAACAACCGGAAGGAAGATACCAGGCAATCATTTTGGCCGTATCGCATCGCGATTATATCAATCTAAGTCAGGAGTATTTTGATTCGCTGGCAACCGAACGGCCCGTATTTATCGATATTCGTGGGATTTATCGCCGGAAGATAACCGGATTTAAATACTGGAGCCTTTAA
- a CDS encoding glycosyltransferase family 4 protein, translating into MKKRVLIITYYWPPSGGAGVQRWLKFSKYLPGFDWEPVIYTPENPEVPVDDPSLLEDVRPGLAVIKQPIVEPYSAYKKFIGQKKGERVNAAFLSENQKPGLKEKLSVWIRGNFFIPDSRRFWIRPSIRFLKKYLEEHPVDAIVSTGPPHSMHLIALALKKKLNIPWLADFRDPWTNIDFYPDLNLTPMADAKHRKLERKVITSCDEMVVVSRQMKTEFEALGGKNIHVITNGFDDADVSGEVPETDEKFSIIHAGSLPPNRNPRILWKGLQELVAATPELAGSLQIKLVGKVDVSVLEDIRDHQLEPYLELVEYVPHDAVMKMLQQAQVLLLAINQTPNAKGILTGKFFEYLAACRPVLAIGPTDGDVANILNTVQAGLISDFTDEEGLKKNILTFFNRFRKGKLSVSSEGIHQYSRENLTSTLAGHLNKITS; encoded by the coding sequence ATGAAAAAAAGGGTTTTAATCATTACCTATTACTGGCCGCCCAGCGGAGGGGCCGGAGTTCAGCGTTGGCTCAAATTTTCGAAATACCTGCCCGGTTTTGATTGGGAGCCGGTGATTTATACCCCGGAAAATCCGGAAGTGCCGGTTGATGATCCCAGTTTGCTGGAAGATGTGCGCCCGGGCCTGGCGGTTATCAAACAGCCTATCGTTGAGCCGTATTCGGCTTACAAGAAATTCATTGGTCAGAAAAAAGGTGAGCGCGTGAATGCCGCTTTTCTGTCTGAAAATCAAAAGCCCGGGTTAAAAGAGAAGCTCTCTGTATGGATTCGCGGCAATTTTTTTATTCCCGACTCCCGTCGGTTTTGGATCCGTCCATCAATTCGTTTTCTAAAAAAATACCTGGAAGAACATCCGGTGGACGCAATTGTTTCAACCGGCCCGCCGCACAGCATGCACCTCATTGCCCTGGCGCTGAAAAAGAAATTAAACATTCCGTGGCTGGCTGATTTTCGCGATCCGTGGACCAATATCGATTTTTATCCCGACCTGAACCTTACTCCGATGGCGGACGCCAAACACCGGAAACTGGAGCGGAAAGTCATCACTTCGTGTGATGAGATGGTGGTGGTGAGCCGGCAGATGAAAACCGAATTCGAAGCGCTGGGCGGAAAAAATATTCACGTCATCACCAACGGGTTCGATGACGCGGATGTAAGTGGAGAGGTTCCCGAAACCGATGAGAAATTCAGTATTATTCATGCAGGTTCGTTGCCACCCAACCGGAATCCGCGGATTTTGTGGAAGGGGTTACAGGAACTGGTGGCTGCCACGCCGGAGCTGGCCGGCTCACTGCAAATTAAACTGGTGGGCAAGGTCGATGTTTCGGTGCTCGAAGATATCCGGGACCATCAGCTGGAGCCTTACCTCGAGCTCGTCGAATACGTTCCGCACGATGCGGTCATGAAAATGCTGCAGCAGGCGCAGGTTCTGCTGCTGGCTATCAATCAAACGCCCAATGCCAAAGGTATCCTTACCGGGAAATTCTTCGAATACCTGGCAGCATGCCGTCCGGTGCTGGCTATTGGACCGACAGATGGCGATGTAGCCAATATTTTGAATACTGTTCAGGCCGGTTTGATTTCGGACTTTACCGATGAAGAAGGGCTGAAGAAAAATATTTTGACGTTTTTCAACCGTTTCCGGAAAGGAAAACTCTCGGTTAGCTCGGAAGGCATTCATCAGTATTCACGGGAAAATTTGACATCCACATTAGCAGGACATCTCAATAAAATAACCTCATGA
- the wecB gene encoding non-hydrolyzing UDP-N-acetylglucosamine 2-epimerase has protein sequence MKKIVTIVGARPQFIKAAMVSRALKTKGFSEIIVHTGQHFDKNMSEVFFEEMEIPHPDYNLGIQGLSHGAMTGRMMESIEDVLLKEKPDGVMVFGDTNSTLAGALAAAKLNIPVAHVEAGLRSFNNQMPEEINRILTDRISSVLFCPTDVAVGNLKKEGFDNFDCQIVKSGDVMQDAALFYAEKSDGRSTILKKLDLEGKAFVLATVHRQENTDNPERVQAIFNSLNAVHQDKTVVMPLHPRTRQIIKNLGIGPAFRVIGPVGYFDMLQLLKNCQLVFTDSGGLQKEAFFFAKHCVTLREETEWTELVEGGFNKLSGSDCNRILDAYQAMSAKQSDFSVNLYGDGEASKVIADFLATL, from the coding sequence ATGAAAAAAATAGTTACCATCGTAGGCGCCCGGCCGCAGTTTATCAAAGCTGCTATGGTGAGCCGTGCGTTAAAGACAAAGGGATTTAGCGAAATCATCGTCCATACCGGGCAGCATTTCGATAAAAATATGTCGGAGGTTTTCTTCGAAGAGATGGAGATTCCGCACCCCGATTACAACCTGGGAATTCAGGGATTGAGCCACGGAGCCATGACCGGGCGCATGATGGAATCGATTGAAGATGTGCTTTTAAAAGAAAAGCCCGACGGGGTGATGGTTTTCGGCGATACCAACTCGACACTGGCCGGAGCGTTAGCCGCTGCCAAACTGAACATTCCCGTTGCGCATGTTGAGGCTGGCCTCCGTTCGTTCAACAACCAAATGCCCGAAGAGATCAACCGCATTCTCACCGACCGTATTTCATCGGTGCTGTTTTGTCCCACCGATGTCGCGGTAGGGAATTTGAAAAAGGAAGGATTTGATAACTTCGATTGCCAGATAGTAAAGAGCGGCGATGTGATGCAGGATGCAGCGCTTTTTTACGCCGAAAAATCGGATGGCCGTTCTACCATTTTGAAAAAACTGGATTTAGAAGGAAAGGCTTTCGTTTTGGCTACCGTTCACCGGCAGGAAAATACCGACAATCCGGAACGGGTTCAGGCGATTTTTAACAGTCTGAATGCGGTTCATCAGGATAAAACGGTTGTCATGCCTTTGCATCCCCGCACACGTCAGATCATCAAAAACCTGGGTATCGGACCTGCCTTTCGGGTGATCGGCCCGGTGGGTTATTTCGATATGTTGCAGTTGCTGAAAAACTGTCAGTTGGTTTTTACCGACAGTGGCGGTTTGCAGAAAGAAGCCTTTTTCTTTGCAAAGCATTGTGTCACTCTGCGGGAAGAAACCGAATGGACGGAATTGGTGGAAGGAGGTTTCAACAAGCTGTCCGGGAGTGACTGCAACCGGATATTAGATGCTTACCAGGCCATGTCGGCTAAGCAATCCGATTTTTCGGTCAATCTTTACGGAGATGGCGAAGCATCGAAAGTAATTGCCGACTTTTTAGCAACTTTGTAG
- a CDS encoding DegT/DnrJ/EryC1/StrS aminotransferase family protein, which yields MGKSIQMVDLHGQYLKMKPEIDQAIQNVIDSSAFINGQPVKEFAGELAEYMGSKFVIPCANGTEALQVAYMALGLEPGDEVIMPAFNYVASAEAAALLRLKPVFADVHPDTYNINVNQLEKVITSKTKAIVVVHLFGQSADMEPVLSLARKHQLKVIEDNAQALGAVYTFPDGTQHKAGVMGNIGTTSFFPTKTLGCYGDGGAIFTNNQELATVSRMIARHGQGEKYTFERIGLNSRLDTVQAAILRVKLKRMDEWNRFRQEAAAVYDELLGNIKGIVIPSRSNFSTHVFHQYVIRVTGKPRDEVKEALKEAGIPSMVYYPSPLHLQKAFAYLGYREGDFPVAEKLCNQVLALPIHTELQRGEQEQIVLKLKEIIQ from the coding sequence ATGGGCAAATCAATACAAATGGTCGATTTGCACGGGCAATACCTGAAAATGAAGCCCGAAATTGATCAGGCCATACAGAATGTAATCGATTCCTCTGCTTTCATAAATGGGCAACCGGTTAAAGAATTTGCTGGTGAATTAGCTGAATATATGGGAAGCAAATTTGTTATTCCCTGTGCCAATGGCACCGAAGCGTTGCAAGTGGCCTACATGGCACTCGGTTTGGAGCCGGGTGATGAGGTTATTATGCCGGCGTTCAATTACGTGGCTTCCGCCGAAGCAGCTGCGTTGCTACGCTTAAAGCCGGTTTTCGCCGATGTACACCCCGATACGTACAATATCAATGTCAACCAGTTAGAAAAGGTTATCACATCAAAAACCAAGGCGATTGTTGTTGTGCACCTGTTCGGGCAATCAGCCGACATGGAACCGGTTCTTTCGCTGGCGCGTAAACATCAGCTGAAAGTAATTGAAGACAATGCCCAGGCATTGGGAGCGGTTTATACGTTCCCGGATGGGACGCAGCACAAAGCCGGCGTTATGGGCAATATCGGAACCACATCATTTTTCCCGACCAAGACATTGGGATGTTATGGTGATGGAGGCGCCATTTTTACCAATAATCAAGAGTTGGCAACGGTTTCCCGGATGATTGCGCGCCACGGTCAGGGGGAAAAATATACCTTTGAAAGAATCGGGTTGAATTCGCGCCTCGACACTGTGCAGGCGGCGATTCTTCGGGTGAAGCTGAAAAGGATGGATGAATGGAACCGTTTCCGGCAGGAAGCCGCAGCGGTATACGATGAGTTGCTTGGTAACATAAAAGGAATCGTAATTCCTTCACGTAGCAATTTTTCGACGCATGTTTTTCATCAATATGTTATCCGGGTAACCGGAAAACCGCGTGATGAAGTAAAAGAGGCATTGAAGGAAGCAGGTATACCGTCGATGGTTTACTACCCGTCGCCATTGCATTTGCAGAAAGCATTTGCTTACCTGGGCTACCGCGAAGGAGATTTTCCGGTAGCGGAAAAACTTTGTAACCAGGTATTGGCGCTGCCGATCCATACCGAGTTGCAGCGCGGTGAGCAAGAGCAGATTGTTTTGAAGTTGAAAGAAATCATACAATAA
- a CDS encoding acyltransferase produces the protein MANYFAHSTAVIDDDCVIGEGTKIWHFSHVMSNSALGKNCNLGQNVVISPNVVLGNNVKVQNNVSVYTGVICEDDVFLGPSMVFTNVVNPRSFINRKEEFRQTLVRKGASIGANATIICGIEIGEFALIGAGAVVTKNVAPFALIVGNPGRQVGWVSEYGHRLEFSETGEAVCPESGQKYSLDNNQVKRI, from the coding sequence ATGGCCAACTATTTTGCACATTCAACCGCCGTTATCGATGATGATTGTGTCATCGGTGAGGGGACGAAAATCTGGCATTTCAGCCATGTGATGTCTAATTCAGCATTGGGTAAGAATTGCAATCTCGGGCAGAATGTTGTCATTTCACCCAATGTGGTGCTGGGCAATAATGTAAAGGTGCAGAACAACGTTTCGGTGTACACCGGCGTCATTTGTGAGGACGATGTTTTTCTCGGGCCTTCCATGGTTTTCACCAATGTCGTCAACCCGCGCAGTTTCATCAACCGCAAGGAAGAATTCCGGCAAACGCTGGTACGAAAAGGTGCTTCCATCGGCGCGAATGCAACGATCATTTGCGGCATCGAAATCGGTGAATTTGCGCTAATCGGTGCTGGTGCAGTTGTGACAAAAAATGTGGCGCCTTTTGCGTTGATCGTTGGAAACCCGGGACGTCAGGTTGGTTGGGTGAGTGAATATGGCCATCGGTTGGAGTTTTCGGAAACAGGAGAGGCTGTCTGTCCTGAAAGTGGTCAAAAATACAGTCTGGATAATAACCAGGTAAAACGAATTTGA
- a CDS encoding Gfo/Idh/MocA family protein, with translation MKNFALIGAAGYIAPRHMKAIKDTGNHLLAAYDPYDGVGIMDSYFPSARFFVEFERFDRYLEKLKYEEQVPLDYISIASPNYLHDAHIRVALRRGADAICEKPLVLNPWNIDALERLSEETGKKINTILQLRLHQTIIGLKKRVEEAPKDKIFDIDLTYITSRGYWYYTSWKGDVTKSGGIATNIGVHFFDMLAWIFGDIEQNTVHIHTHDRAAGFLQLKRARVRWFLSINEETLPEAIKAKGQRTYRSITIEGEELEFSAGFTDLHTRSYEEILKGNGYTITDARQAIETVHQIREQTPIGLKGDYHPFAAKELTKHPFQK, from the coding sequence ATGAAGAATTTTGCACTGATAGGAGCAGCTGGTTACATTGCTCCAAGGCACATGAAAGCGATTAAGGATACCGGCAACCATTTGCTGGCTGCATACGACCCGTATGACGGTGTGGGAATAATGGACAGTTATTTCCCGTCGGCCCGGTTTTTTGTGGAGTTCGAGCGTTTCGACCGGTACCTGGAGAAATTGAAATACGAGGAGCAAGTCCCGCTCGATTACATCAGTATCGCTTCGCCCAATTACCTGCACGATGCACACATCCGGGTTGCTCTGCGCCGTGGTGCAGACGCTATTTGCGAAAAACCGCTGGTATTGAACCCCTGGAACATCGATGCATTGGAACGGTTATCGGAAGAGACCGGAAAGAAAATTAACACCATCCTGCAGCTGCGTCTGCACCAGACCATCATCGGTTTGAAGAAACGGGTGGAAGAGGCGCCGAAGGACAAAATATTTGACATCGACCTCACCTACATAACCTCACGTGGTTACTGGTACTACACTTCCTGGAAAGGCGATGTGACCAAATCAGGTGGAATTGCGACCAATATCGGTGTGCACTTTTTTGACATGCTGGCCTGGATTTTCGGCGATATTGAGCAAAATACCGTTCACATCCACACCCACGACCGGGCTGCCGGTTTTCTGCAGCTAAAAAGGGCGCGTGTTCGGTGGTTCCTCAGCATCAACGAGGAAACCTTGCCCGAGGCCATTAAAGCGAAGGGACAGCGCACCTATCGTTCGATTACCATCGAAGGTGAGGAACTGGAATTTAGCGCTGGTTTCACCGATTTGCATACCCGCAGTTACGAGGAAATCCTGAAAGGGAACGGCTACACGATTACGGATGCCCGCCAGGCTATTGAAACGGTACACCAAATCAGGGAGCAAACACCCATTGGCCTGAAAGGTGATTACCATCCGTTTGCCGCCAAAGAGTTGACAAAGCATCCGTTTCAGAAATAA
- a CDS encoding cytidylyltransferase domain-containing protein: MKNPEMKTAVIIQARKGSQRLPNKIVKPFFQEKGILEILIREVKKLELPLIVATTTHEIDDEVEQLCQKEKVSCFRGSEENVLNRFVKAARTEDYDVVYRVCADNPFLSVSYMKELGSAWEDSLDYVCHRDGFGHPAMKTHFGFFAEMVRISALEKVLSVTKDPLYLEHVTNFVYEHPDMFSLHWLHMPDFLRHRNDIRMTVDTEEDFRTMQELYQLKIEQNWESMDELVVWLDNHPEFLAGMKKNIKANTK, encoded by the coding sequence GTGAAGAATCCTGAAATGAAAACAGCCGTCATTATACAAGCCCGGAAAGGCTCGCAAAGGTTGCCGAATAAGATCGTCAAACCCTTTTTTCAGGAAAAAGGAATTCTGGAGATTCTTATTCGTGAAGTGAAAAAGCTGGAATTGCCGTTGATTGTTGCTACCACAACACACGAGATCGATGATGAAGTGGAACAGCTTTGTCAAAAAGAAAAGGTTTCTTGTTTTCGCGGTAGCGAAGAAAATGTACTCAACCGATTTGTGAAAGCTGCACGGACGGAAGATTATGACGTCGTTTACCGTGTTTGTGCCGATAATCCATTTCTTTCGGTTTCGTATATGAAAGAGCTGGGAAGTGCATGGGAAGATAGTTTGGACTATGTCTGTCACCGGGATGGATTTGGCCATCCGGCGATGAAGACGCACTTTGGATTTTTTGCAGAAATGGTTCGCATCTCGGCATTGGAGAAAGTCCTTTCTGTGACCAAAGATCCATTGTATCTGGAGCATGTCACTAACTTTGTGTACGAACATCCGGACATGTTTTCGCTACATTGGTTACACATGCCTGATTTCCTGCGTCATCGCAACGATATCCGTATGACGGTTGATACAGAGGAGGATTTCAGAACGATGCAGGAACTATATCAACTGAAAATAGAACAAAACTGGGAATCGATGGACGAATTGGTTGTCTGGCTGGATAATCATCCTGAGTTTCTTGCTGGAATGAAAAAGAATATAAAAGCCAATACAAAATGA
- a CDS encoding N-acetylneuraminate synthase family protein produces MTYIIGEIGQNHNGSVDIAKLMIDTVVRPVVDERFQATLKPIDAIKLTKRDLAEELSESQMNRPYDSPHSFGKTYGEHRAHLELSDEQHYEIYQYARQSGLEFVETICAIGAMSLLKLFSPDRLKVASRDLTNLPLLAAMAETKLPIVLSTGMTGKKELDEALETITRYHSNISILHCVSEYPTAYENVNLRTIHYLQKHYSEYTIGYSDHTIGIAAPIAAVAMGAKVIEKHITLDRKMKGTDQEGSLAPDGIHRMVRDIRNMEKAMGVEDIVVPESVIGAKNKLERSLATRRAMKAGEIVGEKDIHLLSPGDGFRWSERDEVIGKTLTKDISGNEIIYPDYVR; encoded by the coding sequence ATGACATACATAATAGGGGAAATCGGACAAAACCATAACGGCTCGGTCGACATTGCCAAGCTAATGATCGACACAGTTGTACGGCCGGTAGTTGATGAACGTTTTCAGGCAACACTAAAACCCATTGATGCCATCAAGTTGACTAAACGTGATTTGGCAGAAGAACTTTCGGAATCGCAGATGAACCGGCCCTATGATTCTCCGCATTCTTTTGGGAAGACCTACGGAGAGCACCGGGCTCATCTGGAACTTTCGGATGAGCAGCATTACGAAATCTATCAATACGCCAGGCAATCGGGACTTGAATTTGTAGAAACCATTTGTGCCATTGGCGCGATGAGCTTGCTAAAGCTGTTTTCGCCGGATCGGTTAAAAGTGGCTTCGCGCGATTTGACCAATCTGCCATTGTTGGCAGCGATGGCGGAAACGAAACTGCCGATTGTTTTATCGACAGGAATGACGGGCAAGAAAGAGCTTGATGAAGCCCTGGAGACGATAACCCGGTACCACAGCAATATTTCCATTCTGCACTGTGTTTCGGAATATCCTACAGCGTATGAGAATGTGAACCTGCGCACCATTCATTATCTTCAAAAACACTATTCTGAATACACCATTGGTTACTCCGACCATACCATTGGAATAGCAGCACCGATTGCCGCTGTTGCAATGGGAGCCAAGGTAATCGAGAAGCATATCACCCTCGATCGGAAGATGAAAGGAACTGATCAGGAAGGTTCCCTCGCACCGGACGGCATTCATCGCATGGTTCGTGATATCCGTAACATGGAGAAAGCAATGGGAGTAGAAGATATTGTCGTGCCTGAATCGGTGATTGGAGCCAAGAATAAACTCGAACGTTCGCTGGCGACACGTCGGGCAATGAAGGCTGGTGAGATAGTAGGGGAAAAGGATATTCATCTTCTTTCACCTGGTGATGGTTTTCGCTGGAGCGAAAGAGACGAGGTGATTGGGAAAACACTGACCAAGGATATTTCCGGTAATGAAATAATATACCCTGACTATGTGCGCTAG
- a CDS encoding HAD family hydrolase, with protein MCASRRLPKLILTDIDGVWTDGGMYYTENGDELKKFNTSDSAGIIFCRMLDIPVGIVTGEDTRLVERRAEKLKIDYLFKGVRNKRRIVEELLGKLNLEWDDLAYIGDDINDIDVLKDAGFSAAPSDAPEYVKEYTSIELSKKGGDGVFREFVEKILGKEGVNQAIERFRELMASR; from the coding sequence ATGTGCGCTAGCCGACGACTACCCAAACTGATTCTAACCGATATTGATGGCGTTTGGACCGATGGAGGAATGTATTACACCGAGAATGGCGATGAGCTGAAGAAATTCAATACCAGCGACAGTGCTGGTATCATTTTTTGTCGGATGCTCGATATTCCGGTAGGTATTGTAACGGGAGAAGATACTCGTTTGGTTGAGCGTCGGGCCGAAAAGCTGAAAATCGATTACCTGTTCAAAGGGGTGAGAAATAAGCGCCGGATTGTTGAGGAGTTATTAGGTAAGTTGAATCTCGAATGGGACGACTTGGCGTACATTGGCGATGACATCAACGATATCGATGTGTTAAAAGATGCCGGATTCAGTGCTGCCCCTTCCGATGCTCCTGAATACGTAAAGGAGTATACTTCTATCGAATTGAGCAAAAAAGGAGGCGACGGAGTCTTCCGTGAATTCGTGGAAAAGATTTTGGGTAAAGAAGGAGTTAATCAAGCCATTGAAAGGTTCCGGGAACTGATGGCTTCGAGATAA